One Nitrospiria bacterium DNA segment encodes these proteins:
- a CDS encoding cytochrome c, translating to MKTMRFFVLSAIFLFSGIIGVGCSGGGEGPIQPPPPVPAAYADKHMPDGWWTDPEIIEKGRLLFTGEENPDVNCASCHGKDGKPVKRGARDFRVQDRMKLYSDSAWFWRVSEGVPRTKMKPWKEKLSEEEIWKVMAYEHAFSHGGTPSPHDDFTTEFTPETASAK from the coding sequence ATGAAGACGATGAGATTTTTTGTTTTAAGTGCCATCTTCCTCTTTTCAGGGATCATTGGTGTGGGCTGTTCTGGAGGAGGAGAAGGCCCTATTCAACCTCCACCCCCAGTTCCTGCGGCTTATGCGGATAAGCATATGCCTGATGGGTGGTGGACCGACCCGGAAATTATTGAAAAAGGAAGGCTCCTCTTTACTGGGGAAGAAAATCCAGATGTGAATTGCGCAAGCTGCCATGGTAAAGATGGAAAACCGGTCAAGCGTGGGGCGAGGGATTTCCGTGTTCAAGACCGGATGAAACTCTATTCTGACAGCGCCTGGTTCTGGAGAGTGTCGGAAGGGGTTCCCCGAACGAAAATGAAACCATGGAAAGAAAAGCTTAGTGAGGAAGAGATTTGGAAGGTTATGGCCTACGAGCATGCTTTTTCTCATGGGGGAACACCATCGCCCCATGATGATTTCACCACTGAATTTACTCCTGAAACAGCATCGGCTAAATAA
- a CDS encoding carboxypeptidase-like regulatory domain-containing protein, producing MFHLNKRSTFSRYKALGFGGLFLLIFFVIPISLWATHEIDHRFKVYGTIKDQQGNPLVDGKVIVVAKRNGAGSTVFTNKDGYYDVIIHLHNEDVGDTVEVSAVGQKKEVIVSFDPSDRTTERRVQIDFDASVPEKKTEIPVWLYAIAVILVIGVVYFFGFLKKKKNPSQNKQKKSSKKES from the coding sequence ATGTTTCATTTAAATAAACGCTCCACTTTCAGCAGATACAAAGCTCTGGGTTTCGGGGGTCTTTTCCTTTTAATCTTTTTTGTGATTCCTATTTCATTATGGGCGACCCATGAAATAGACCATCGATTTAAAGTATATGGAACTATAAAAGATCAACAGGGAAACCCTTTGGTGGATGGAAAGGTTATCGTGGTGGCCAAGCGAAATGGGGCGGGTTCCACCGTTTTCACCAATAAGGATGGTTATTATGATGTTATTATTCATCTTCATAATGAGGATGTAGGGGATACGGTTGAAGTCTCCGCGGTAGGGCAAAAAAAAGAAGTCATCGTTTCTTTTGATCCAAGCGACCGGACTACGGAACGAAGGGTGCAAATCGATTTTGATGCAAGCGTTCCTGAAAAAAAGACAGAGATTCCGGTTTGGTTATATGCCATTGCGGTGATATTGGTAATCGGAGTCGTTTATTTCTTTGGATTTCTAAAAAAGAAGAAAAATCCTTCTCAAAACAAGCAAAAAAAGTCCTCTAAAAAAGAGTCCTAA